From the genome of Onthophagus taurus isolate NC chromosome 5, IU_Otau_3.0, whole genome shotgun sequence, one region includes:
- the LOC111426533 gene encoding protein pinocchio isoform X2 — protein MLRVQSNTDIVGFTEFEEDILFDADDPDFDHNIPSISVPFVFKVSSKMSLASVHPAELHSSHSSLTTLSHSLDDITAGLSWSPQVNSEHVLTIEELRNQLTSCFTCGVSWADHHVSLDCSECGGYALERPCPICEGICGAQWKRDLSESHACSKARWQGECEQARSQTTKDQANTLVAQELCSRLEKLSANS, from the exons atGTTGCGAGTACAAAGCAATACCGACATCGTAGGATTCACTGAATTCGAAGAGGACATTCTTTTCGATGCGGACGATCCCGATTTTGACCATAATATCCCATCAATTAGCGTTCCCTTCGTGTTTAAAG ttTCCTCCAAGATGTCTTTGGCCAGCGTACACCCAGCCGAGTTACATTCGAGTCACAG ttctcTAACGACATTAAGTCATAGTTTGGACGACATCACAGCCGGGTTAAGTTGGAGCCCCCAAGTAAATTCAGAGCACGTCCTCACAATCGAAGAACTTCGTAACCAATTAACAAGCTGCTTCACTTGCGGAGTATCCTGGGCTGATCATCATGTATCGTTAGATTGTTCCGAATGTGGTGGTTACGCCTTGGAGAGACCGTGCCCTATTTGCGAGGGAATATGTGGTGCCCAATGGAAAAGAGATTTATCCGAG TCACACGCATGTAGTAAAGCACGTTGGCAAGGTGAATGCGAGCAGGCTCGTTCTCAAACGACGAAAGATCAAGCTAACACTTTGGTGGCTCAAGAGTTGTGCTCGAGGTTAGAAAAGTTGTCGGCCAATTCGTGA
- the LOC111426533 gene encoding regulator of microtubule dynamics protein 1 isoform X1 encodes MSRYKSSWRFLINLYKLTLKKKFSSPPKVVLFAFSLLWLDPFGIYEKLTSSLDNEKSPKGNMYWQKMTPDQLVDEADKLYSRGEYLQVYEILNRMRYNGNPEVQWRICRVLFKMSGDEKFSSNMREEMISEAYILINMALSLDDSNANIHKWMAIIIDAKTGYDGVIEKIKSYETIRFHMERAIELNPNDMVVLYMLGKWNYEMSRLTRFQRWIAKVFYHHDPPMSHYRDAYEFLMRSAELQTNEYYIPTFYILGKTCIKLGHFYRARYYLQYAAFLPPRTDYEEKCARKSKSLVIQLDKYDLASESIFYDFPNFTDQM; translated from the exons atgtCGCGTTATAAATCATCTTGgcgttttttaatcaatttatacAAGTTAACGTTAAAGAAAAAGTTCTCATCGCCACCGAAAGTGGTTTTATTCGCGTTTTCATTGTTATGGTTGGACCCGTTCGGGATTTACGAGAAATTAACAAGTTCCCTAGACAATGAGAAGTCGCCGAAAGGAAATATGTACTGGCAAAAAATGACTCCGGATCAATTGGTCGACGAAGCGGATAAATTGTACTCCCGCGGCGAATATCTCCAAGTTTACGAGATTTTAAATCGGATGAGATACAACGGAAACCCCGAAGTGCAATGGAGAATTTGTCGcgttttgttcaaaatgtccgGAGATGAGAAATTCAGTTCGAATATGCGGGAAGAAATGATTTCCGAGGCTTACATCTTAATTAACATGGCGTTATCTTTAG ATGACTCGAACGCGAACATTCATAAATGGATGGCGATTATAATCGATGCGAAAACGGGTTATGACGGTGTAATTGAAAAGATCAAGTCTTACGAAACGATTCGATTCCACATGGAACGAGCCATTGAATTAAATCCCAACGATATGGTCGTTTTGTATATGCTAGGTAAATGGAATTACGAAATGAGCCGTTTGACGCGGTTCCAACGTTGGATAGCGAAAGTTTTTTATCATCACGATCCGCCGATGTCGCATTATCGGGATgcttacgaatttttaatgagATCCGCAGAGTTGCAAACCAACGAATATTATATACCTACGTTTTATATTTTGGGGAAAACGTGCATTAAATTGGGACACTTTTATCGCGCGAGATATTATTTGCAATACGCCGCTTTTTTACCGCCGAGGACCGATTACGAGGAGAAATGTGCCCGAAAATCAAAATCGCTAGTTATACAATTGGATAAATACGATTTAGCCAGCGAAAgtattttttacgattttcctAATTTTACAGATCAAATGTAA
- the LOC111426533 gene encoding protein pinocchio isoform X3: MLKTTSAKLNRCNRFSNIFHVFSLQVSSKMSLASVHPAELHSSHSSLTTLSHSLDDITAGLSWSPQVNSEHVLTIEELRNQLTSCFTCGVSWADHHVSLDCSECGGYALERPCPICEGICGAQWKRDLSESHACSKARWQGECEQARSQTTKDQANTLVAQELCSRLEKLSANS; this comes from the exons atgttaaaaactacAAGTGCTAAATTGAACCGATGTAATCGcttttcgaatatttttcaCGTGTTTTCACTTCAAG ttTCCTCCAAGATGTCTTTGGCCAGCGTACACCCAGCCGAGTTACATTCGAGTCACAG ttctcTAACGACATTAAGTCATAGTTTGGACGACATCACAGCCGGGTTAAGTTGGAGCCCCCAAGTAAATTCAGAGCACGTCCTCACAATCGAAGAACTTCGTAACCAATTAACAAGCTGCTTCACTTGCGGAGTATCCTGGGCTGATCATCATGTATCGTTAGATTGTTCCGAATGTGGTGGTTACGCCTTGGAGAGACCGTGCCCTATTTGCGAGGGAATATGTGGTGCCCAATGGAAAAGAGATTTATCCGAG TCACACGCATGTAGTAAAGCACGTTGGCAAGGTGAATGCGAGCAGGCTCGTTCTCAAACGACGAAAGATCAAGCTAACACTTTGGTGGCTCAAGAGTTGTGCTCGAGGTTAGAAAAGTTGTCGGCCAATTCGTGA